DNA from Brachyspira aalborgi:
ATCAAATAAAAATTATGCTATTTCAAAATGTTTATTTACAAAAGCCTTAATTATTTCGTTAAATATTTTTTTAATTTTTTTAAAATAAAAACTTGACTTTATAATTTAAACATGTTAAAATAATTTACTCTTTACATTGTTATATATGTAAGAATATGTAATTTTATTTAATATAGAATATATTTGAATTAAGGATATTTTATGGATAAGAAAATTTTAAAAACGAAAAATAATACTTATGTCCTTTCGCAAAAGGATATTAAACAAAATTGGCTCATAATAGACGCTAAAGGTAAATCTTTAGGAAGAGTTGCAAGCAGAGCGGCTTATTTGCTTAAAGGAAAACATAAACCCGATTACGCTTATAATTTAGATAATGGAGATTATGTTATTATAATAAACGCTAAAGATATAATTCTTACGGGAAATAAAAAGAAAGGAAAAATTCATTATAGACATACGGGTTATCCTGGCGGAATAAAATCCGTTAGTTATGGCGAATTGCTTGAAAAAAAACCCGAAAGAATGGTTAGAATAGCGGTAAAAGGCATGCTTTCGCATAATCCTTTGGGAAGATTGCACTTAAAAAAATTAAAAGTTTATGCAGGAGATAAACATCCGCATGAAGCTAATAAACCTGAAATAATAAATATAAAGTAAATAAATAGGAGAATAAATAATGGCTGGAAAACAATTAACTATTTTTACGGGAAAAAGAAAAACCGCTAATGCAAGAACTCGCATCGCTTTAGGAAGCGGAAAAATTTTAATAAA
Protein-coding regions in this window:
- the rplM gene encoding 50S ribosomal protein L13: MDKKILKTKNNTYVLSQKDIKQNWLIIDAKGKSLGRVASRAAYLLKGKHKPDYAYNLDNGDYVIIINAKDIILTGNKKKGKIHYRHTGYPGGIKSVSYGELLEKKPERMVRIAVKGMLSHNPLGRLHLKKLKVYAGDKHPHEANKPEIINIK